The genomic DNA gagaactcttgattgttagcttcttcttgttcttctcatccgaaagcttctttcttggttgaggacacttgttggacttgtggccttctttgtggcacttagagcaagtcacggtggaccccttctcaagcttcttcaccatgtcctcacggttatcttgagaaggttggacattgctctccatgcttttgcccttcaatctatacaagtccttcatgagcctttccacttcttgcttgagctcatcattctctttggcaatgagatcatcacatgattctacaacaacattctcattgcatctttcattgcaagggttagagcaagaatcatcaattaaatcaatgcaagaagttgaagcatctaccctagagataggaattgcacaagggatagtttgtttcatttccaaagagtcattagtatcattaatgctctcaaattttaatttgagctcttcatgctccttgctaagcaaattgaatttgcacattaaatcatcaaaatttgtagcaagagaagcatttagatccttgagagcattaaggtttttaatttcttttgattgtctcttaatgactttttggtgctcatgaacaaggtcaagaagttcatcaattgaaggagaatcggagtcatcatcacttacatcgctattcatacctttggccataaggcaagtgtttgatgatgatccgaagttggtgcgggtggtgaatgtcttgcttgattcatcgcttgagctagcacttgattcttcaccaccgcttacccattcaccaaatacggcatatgattcatgcttgagcttcttctccttcttttgcttgttcatcttgaacttcttctcaaccttcattaGTTGATGGTGATGCCCATCTTTGAgaaagaccatataccccattgagttgattttctttaagcacttgttcatcttctttacatgcttgtagaggttggggtgcattggctcttgatcatcacttgaggaacttcttgcttcctcttcttcctcatcacttgagctacctttgatggccatcttcttcaacttttggacttgcttgcatgcaagtgcactttgtgttggtgaagaaggtggcacttttggcttgatatcatggcgtagctcatgggcgatcaccttgtttaggactttgtttggtgtcattgtgatgagatctttctcataaagaattgttgtcaccaaatcatagtccggccttctaagtgagtgaaggatcttgcgaatgagttccaaatcttcaattttcttcacatctaaagaattaatctcattcacaagaatattcaaccgtgagtacatagtttcggcattttcatgatcaagttgcttgaaactattaagtttatcaatgagaacatgatatttttcatttgcaacatcttttgtgccttcatggttctcactaatagttttccataaatcatttgcattttcacaagcaaatacacgattgaacacatttTCACCAAGAGAAGTTAAAATAGCACACTTGGCTATAGCATCGTATTGCCTCTCTTGTTGATTAGTGCTTTTAGTTCCTTCACTCgtaactctccaaacatttaggccctttgcttggaggtgtgattgcattagaatcttccatcgttggaagcccgtgccatcgaaacgtggaggaggtcctagagaatccatcccttcccttaaaagagctaactcactaggcggtgaagcctaccgatctaatgagccggtaaacacaaatttgccaatagaattggctttgtttgtgagacaagtgagtcccggctctgataccaattgaaagtgatcgggtgctctagcctaagagggggagggggtgaattaggcactaataaaaacttagacctatggctccaactagtttgcactaaacttaaactaaaacatgctatcaatatgtgcaactaggttgttctagtgtaaaacccctatcccaaaagagtttagcaacctatagcctttcctatcaagaaactattctatgaaagtaaaggcatacaaattactagaatgaaatgcggaagcttaaagagcgggataggagatagcaaactcttgacgcgggtgtttatcccgtggttcggttagccacaaaggcacacctacatccacgttgttgtagcactcactaagagtattgctactcggccaccaagtctcttccgtgaacacaatcacggtcaccttggccccgggttccactaaggagcttctccacaaaggatgggggtctccacgtcccccgcacaaaggtgtcgtcgccgctccacaccaagtcggagggtcgatgacgttgccggcgagctccacgctccaaggtgccggcgcaccaagctcttgttttggttcactaatgaaccacagcacaaaggctctaagccttgcaaactcactcactaagagctaatcctttacaaaacactctcaaagtgtgctaagggctaaggatatgatcttgatgcttttgtatggcttggagatgttcttgggtgtgtgtgggatgtccagcaactccagcaatcttcaaatggccggggtgaggcgtatatataggccaccaagtcttgtagccgttgctccaacggttagctgaaaatctgtgtaccaccggaagaaccgatgcctcttggcagggtagcgtcggttcatccggtcactcataacacgaagtagccgttggactcctgacgactgacgcagagaccaccggttgaaccgatgctttgcaccgatgcctcaccggttcaaccggtgctgaaggaatcttctcctggacgctgacgtcattacaccggtggtatgcaccgatgcaccgtcggttgaaccggtgctgaagaaacttcttctgggcacttgacatcgtctctggtacaaaggacggccattgcaccgatgtcctattttagaccgtcggttcaaccggtgcctataggctgacttggcttcgattcccttctgcaccaaagtatcaaggcgtcggttcttccgactaccatcggatgctccgatgccctggcgtcggttcttccggtgctcctgaatcgaagagctttcagggcgctgccctgagacccgcgaggggcggctccccctcgacccccgtccgctaactgggtagcggaacccccgtaggggcagtccatcgggccttgctacgcctatcttctctttctctttgtcatcacttgaacctaaaagcctgagaatgatcatcttaacaatcatattagtccaagtgttgtgttgtcattcgatcaccaaaatcactcgaaatggcatcaatggtgccatgttcgttacaaagcATAGTGTGACTTCTGCTGCTTCGATACTAATCCTCCTCCAGCCAAGAGACGATGTTTGCATGTTGAGCACAGGGCAACACCAAACTTGCCACGGCAAAGCTCTGCTTGGAGTTCTAGTACGAAAATAGTGCCTCTCAACTACCATTATTCGAGCATCAATGGGTGAGCAGCAAGCATTGCGTCTGATGCCTTCCATCTCTGGTGCCACATATCCTGAAAATTGATATAGCACAGCATGAAAATGACAAGATTTACTTGATTAACGTTTTTGAGTCACTAAATAGGAATTCATTTGGAGATATGACAAGCCAGGAGACTTTaaatttttcccaaaaaaagaaaacagcCAGGAGAGGCTTGATATTAAGAGAAAGAAGAGCATATAGATATCTCTGTTTTGCTAATACAAACCTGCAATGCAGAATGTACACTATAGACAGCTCTGTGCCATTCCATATTTATTCAGAAACGATAAACAAAATACAAGTGGCCACAAGAAGTTTTTATAACGCTTCAGCTTTTTAGATGCTTCACTCACAAGTTGAGAAGCAATAATGTTAACATTCCATCCCAAAATCTACAAAGAAGAAAACACAACTAGATACGTAGACTTGTCTAGTGTGGCGCTGTCATTCAACCTTCAAATAGtgtttgttttttgtttgcGAATTCATCAGCCTTCGAATAGCTCTTGCAATATCTCTTCTAGGTACGAGGGACTGAATGTCAGGTGAGCATTTCCGTAGTAATCCGCTAGGTACCTCGTGTAGCATGGAATGACTTCAACTGTGATAGCTACGCGCAGCCAAATCCTCAGACTAGGATCGGGGGACCTTCCACAACTTTTGGGTAGTGTATATCTTCTGAAATTCTGACTCAAACTTAGGCAGGGGAGAGTTGTTTTTCCCCAAGCAACTAGGTGTAGGATTGATCAAGCATGACAACACCGGTGACCATGATACCTGTATATACCTCTTCATATAACCCTCGACTTTGCCAGCGAGGTCTACCTGGTAAGACTTGGGGAAATAAGGAGTGTCGTGTAGTTTATCTGCTATGAAAGATGAGTTGTTGAGCAAGAATAAGAACCTGAGACCTTGATCTGGGAATGCTTCTGACTTGTTGGCAAGCTTTTCTTCTAGACAAGACACCATCTCCAATTCCAGGCTTATCAAAGGTTGTACTGCTCCAAACCGAGGAACGTACTTATCGACGCTAGCCGCTTCGGATACAATTGGTGCCATTAACCAGTACTTACGCTGCAGAAACATTACGTACATCATAACGGACGTGGTGGCCTTGTCAATATCAGATGATCCCTGTGGGGTTTGAGTACCGGATGAGCCTTGGCCATCCTCCAGTGATTCCAGGATCTGAGTTCTAATCTCCTCCATTGCGCTCCATATGGCCTCGCCCACCTTGCCCTCCTTTGCTGATAGGACGTTGACTATCTCGCCCTGTATCCTTTCAACTTCTGCAGAGGATGATGAATAGAATGGCAACTGGATCTTAGACAGAGTCTGACGTACACGTAGCAGGGTGTAGAGCTTCTCGCATGgtgccggcaccggcaccggcaccccATCGGCAACAAAAACTACTTGACGAGTAAGATTTGGAGCAACAATGAAGTCAACAAAACTGAGCATCTTCAACATGGCTTGTTGGAAAAATCTTGCAAACTGCAATTGTTCCGCCATATTTTGTTCCCCACTCTCCCTAGCAGGCTCTTCTTCCTCCGCGGGGCCGTGGCCGGGAAGGAGCCCCGACGTGAGACGGTAGGTATCTACGATTTTGCTGAGAGCGGGGATCCAGCTGGATGCATCAAGAGCATGCGCGAATTCCCCTGCAGGTGCACCATCAGCGACGTGGAGAACCCACCCGACGCCCAGCTCCGTGAACCACCTCTCTAGGATACTCAGGTCGCCTCCTTCAGTGCTGCATTTCGGTGCACCGAAGAATTCCTTGGCAAGGATTTTAATTTGCTTGATCTTCATCGCCGTCTCTTCTAGGGACGGAACAAACTCAAGCTCCTTCATCTCCATTTCTTGGAGAGTTAATTCACTGAATGCCATTGAAATTTTCGTCAATTCCTTGAATGCCACTAAATGGCATTGAAGAGATTTTTTTTgtctatgacatgtggggtcaatGGCAATCAAGAGATTGACTAAAATTTTAATGGCATTGAGGGAATTGGCTCTTATATTTATTAGGTGCAAGATGTTGACTTTGAGACGATTGATAGAACAACCCGAGTCACTGTAGCTGATGTTCAAATCTTGACGAAGGAGGCTGCCATTCTTGCTGCTCGCCGTGATCTTAAGGAATAGAAAGGATGAGATTTATGATGCCCTAGAGAGATCATTGCTGGACCCCAGGAGAAAAATCTTCTGTTTCTGAAGAGAAGAGACTTGTGGATTACCCTGGAAACTTTTTGTCGCCCTGGATTATAATTTGAGTTGAACCCTGGGCCCTACCACTACCAGAAAAAAGGAGCATTCGTCGctggcattagtaccggcttcACGTGCATTTACTACCTGTCCGAAAGAATAGTGCCCCGAGGAGTCATTTAGGACTAGTTAAAGAACACTAGCCGGTATTGAAACAGCTTCCACCGCGGCGAATAGAGGGGTGGGGGGGATTTAGTTCCGGCTAGTGCAACCAGTACTAAACTGCCTAGATGcaacttagtaccggctggagcggAGAGGTGCGTGCTGCGGAGGCCATCGTGGATGCTATCTGCCGCGGCTGGTGCCACCTCACCGTGCCGCTGTGGTATCGGGCACTGTTCCTCTGGCGGATGCTGGCGCCGGAGATCGGGGACTTCACCCAGCGGGCTGCTGGCAGCGGCCACGGTGACCAGCAGCAGACCGAGGCCAGGAGTTTCCTGGAGAGGCCACCGGCGCCAAGGGGGTGCTCCAGCCGGCATCGCTGCTGGAGGAAGCAGAGTGGTTTCGTAGTTGTTTGTCCGGTACATCCAAGCAACGTTAGACCGAATCCGAGTTTGAAAATCTGATCGACCAGTGATCGGACGGCTGTCCCGTTCGTGGCGTGATAGTATCATTCTTGAAAAGCTAGGGGCAAGTACGGAAAAACAATGTTGGTTTTAGACGAGATCGAAAGCATCATTAGACCATACTTACTGTAGtattaatgtagcaatttagtgtctaatcacgtcataattaggctcattagattcgtctcgcgatttacagtccatttgtgtaatgcgatttattttttaactacatttagtacatcatgtaaacgatttataaaaattttacattttacgttttgggatctaaaccaAGCCTCAGGTAGGATTCCAAACTGGGCCTTCTGCTCTTTATGGTTTAGCTGGTGCCCCCTAGCTCTGCTTTGGTGGTCTAAAATGCTGTCTATAAAAGCTGGGAAAGGTAAACTGTGACAGAACCGGCTAAATTAAATCGGTTTaggtgcgctaactatcatttcAAGTATTAATCAAGTCaccgcgcacttaaaacggtgtaatccggcagcctgctgggttaaggatcgaaaacaccggaagtctcacccgaaagcgagcacagatgattacaagcagactaaAGTTCTCAAAATTAAGTTTACAAAGCAAAGTATTACAATTAAGTTTAAATAAAAGTTATCAGAGTTAAAAGTGCAGCGGAAAATTTAGAAAGGAAATTCAGTTTGAAAACCACGAGACCTACGAAGTCgggaggatgtcacatcgagcccaccgacgtGAATCCTGGTCAGCTTCCACCAACAATaaatacctgaaacagggtaacaacaaaccttgagtatactaatactcagcaagacttacccgacacgggtatacttagcccactatctagacatgcaaagctttttggctctggagtttattttgctgaaaaggctACTAACAATGGATCCTTACTTCCAAATTTTAGCTTAGGTTTAGTATACACCGtaccaactaggtttgcctgaatttctaaaacacacatggtagAACAGAGAAAACCTCTGGTAATATCACAATCAAATCATTTTCGTTCCATTCTCATTACCATTTCTTTACTACGAAGTGATGAAGtgacgaagtgaccaaggttctcttaaccgagagagacggcgaatcgatccgatttaaccttgcaaggtggacctaactcacacgacacgtacAGCCACGCCGGACCACACACGTCAATTGTTctcatcatcaccccgacgtctgaaccacgcctgtcaaaacccgggtgaagggtccctcacggtgaactcccagagaactcggaggcgacatacactccaacacccgccatcattccactcccagagtagcagttcacgattcaaagtatcgttgcaattcAAGTAATTagtttaccggtttcgactacctcctacttccggcatgtggttagtactgttcaaacttggtcagcacagccaacaacggtatggtcctcaatcgacacaggcggaggcttactttccatacattccatatccataatataattcctctccgcccggtctccattctTATGTTCTCACAGATTCATTTTCAAACCACTTTGCCATAAGTAATTAGgacatatatctcgcgagtgacaggaatcacttgacttctaccgaatcctgatTAAGCATGACAGCactaacgacctgcacactagtagagactcataggtacctagggagaaatatgcatactagggtttcatataACTCCTAgcaacgtaaatgcacaatactaaaataataacattgaatATACTCAAATTAGGTGTTATGctcggggcttgcctgggtttgacacaaagtcagttAGTTAGCTTGTATTCTTGCACCGGCTTGACATCATCCTAGTCCAATCATGCACTCCAGTcggtccttccatcttctggattggtccacccgtgcaccatcttctggctcggcttcaacattgccCTCCGGTTCCACGTGTAGCACAtttagcgtacctaaatgatatgcaacgatgcaaatgcaatgtaattaaaggaaagacatgactgggcaatcatttatcgagcaAGCACCGCATACACACTCAAAAGGCAAACTAGGTTGGTGCTAAAACACGAGAGTTTATTCaagtattttagcctgaagtgtttcctactaaAAAGCATTACTAGCTTGCTTAGAAAAGACTAAGTAAAGATATAAAGCAAGAAAGAACAATTAGGATAATTTATTTAACCATCAAGCAACTTCAGCAAGCCCAACAAAAGCAACCTATGACTGATCATAACAGATTTGGAATGATCTACAACTGAACAAAATACATTTCTGAAAAGTACACCTGCAGACAAAGGATTTACTTAACAACATAAAAAGAAAACTATAGCTGGAACTAAACAAATGCAAGAACATAACTTGTAGGTATACACTGATAACCAAATTTTACCAACATGATAAGATATTAATAAGGCATGTAATaaatatttaccaacatttattgatatagAAAAGTATTTACTTTAACCCTAGCAAAGAAAATCaaacaacaatagatccacaaacatgcacataggccATGCAAGAGAAAacttttcagtggactacacatacaaagagtaatctactaaataaatttcataatttttagagaaactgaacaaccggtattaaataaactagattaagcacaaaccaaatttttatcaggggcaaaagtgacatttctcatgcacaagtatttttcttctgaataTCTCAATTTTAGAAACCAAACAAAATTGAGTtagcatttttagcatttttctgcaATTTGTTTCACATTTATGAAATACCAGCCAAATTAAACAATTtctagaaaataaaaacaaaacaaaaaggggggctgacagtcgggccccacatgtaagtggGAGCCCAACTCCCAGTCACCCTCCCTTGCTCTGCCCCGCGCGACGGCTGGTCCGAGCCGCGGCCAGGGCGTCCGGGgtgcagggcggccggcggctcgcggggaggcgcagggggagctcgcgcggcggctcgcggcggcgcaaggcggagcccgcgcggcggcgcagcgttcCGGTCGGCGCAGCGCTGAGCAGCGGAGGGGCGGGGTGCGCCCGCGACCAGGGGGCTCAGGCGGCCATGGGGCGCGCGGTGGCGCTCCGCGAGCTCAAGCACGGCGGccccgcggcgtgcgcgcggcagtggcggcgcggccacggcggcgctccggcgactGCGGCGCCGGATTCGGGAGGGAAAGGGTTCGAGAAGGTCGAGGGGGTTGCGCGgaagctcaccgagggctcgaTTCGGGCAGAGGAGGGCCGGGAGAGGGGGCTTGACGTGCGGGGGCGGCTGCCCGgcggaggagcagtggcggccgGGGGTGGCGGGGTCCTATTCGGCCGGGTAACGGCTCGAACGCGCACGGGATGGGGCGGAGGAGCTTCAAGGCGAGGCTAGAGAGGTCAGGgcgcgaggggcggcggcggggcggcggggttTGGCCGGAGCGGCGAACGGCGACGAGCTCTGCTCGTGCTCGGGCTCGGCGTGCGGCTTGACGAGGACGAAGGGGAGAGGGAAATGGATACAGATGGCGCTGGGAGCAGATAAGGCGGCGCACACGGATGGCGAGGTTCACCGGGATGCCCGACgtgtggaggagctcgccggcgtccaggcgccggtatgggcgtcgggcgTGCACAGTGCCGAACAGGGGAGTAACAGTACACGTTTGAACGATTTTGACTCGATtttgaccagttgaaactccaaatttcatataacaACTTAAATTTGGCCAAATAGAAATTGtggaggaaaagaagatctacaactttcgttttgggcgaaagttgattcgaAGCTCGGATCATTGAGAAAAACGGGGTCGAACGTAGCTAAGTCGAAAGTTACTATGCGAACTCGATTAGAGCTAATGACGGTGATTAGCCTCGATTAGCGATTAAGCACGATATTAGCGTCAAAATTAACACCGAGGTGTTACATAAACCCTGTTTCGAAAAGGAAGTCTTTTACGGTGCACAATACTACCACATAGTAGTATATAGTATATGAGAGATCTAACCATCCATCCAAAAGGATAGCATTGTCATTTTTAATTGAATATAAATTAAGAACTTTTAGACATTTTGCATCTGAACCTTCCTTTTCGGCCCGCTGCAGGCCCTCATCGATCTCATTCGTGTAATCCAATCGAACTCATTCCTGACTCCCGAGactagccgccgccggccgccctcccGTCAGGCCTATTCTTGGACCGCCTCAAACAAGTAGCAGTAGCTCTCACGCTAGGAACTGAGCGCCGGCGGCCTGATCGATCGGTCTCACGACCCCCAATTGGCCAGTTCCAAGGCCGACGGGGACAGCTCCCCATCACCTCCCAATTGGCGGACACAAAAACGCCTCTGTTAATAGGAAACAAACGCCTCTGTTAatcgattaactgaggcggacaAAAGAACGCCTCAGTTAATAGGAAACGAACGTCTCTGTTAATGCtgggcattaacagaggcgttTTCTTTGTGTATACGCCTCATAGGTTTTTTTCAAGTGACTCGCAAAATCCAGAATTGTAGTAGTGTGACGCGCTGCGCGTGTAAACTACTACAAGAACTGAATCTGATTAGAGATATCAATAATCATGTTCCCCAAATTATCCTTATACTACCTATACTACCTACATATACTACTGATCAAAGTTGCAGTAGTATAAACAAATCTCAACCGTCCGATGTTTACATACGAGTTCTTCTTGAACAGTAGTATATAGTCGTATTGTGCACCATAAAAGACTTCTTCGAAAGAGGGGAAAAACATAGCGTGACTTATTCTGCTTTGATactaatccccccccccccccccacacacacacacacagccaAGAGACCATGTTTGCATGTTGAGCACAGGGCAACACAAAACTTGTCGCGGCAAAGCCCTGCTTGGAGTTCTACTGTTAACGAAAATAATGCCTATTAACTACCATTATTCGAGCATCAATGGGTGATAGTGTATGATGCcttcatctcttttttttttttgaaattgatGCCTTCATCTCTGGTGCCACATATCCTGAAATTGATCTAGCACAGCATGAGGATGACAAGATTCACTTGATTACCGaatttatttggagatatgACAAAACACGAGGCTTGATATTAAGA from Panicum virgatum strain AP13 chromosome 7N, P.virgatum_v5, whole genome shotgun sequence includes the following:
- the LOC120680456 gene encoding uncharacterized protein LOC120680456; amino-acid sequence: MEMKELEFVPSLEETAMKIKQIKILAKEFFGAPKCSTEGGDLSILERWFTELGVGWVLHVADGAPAGEFAHALDASSWIPALSKIVDTYRLTSGLLPGHGPAEEEEPARESGEQNMAEQLQFARFFQQAMLKMLSFVDFIVAPNLTRQVVFVADGVPVPVPAPCEKLYTLLRVRQTLSKIQLPFYSSSSAEVERIQGEIVNVLSAKEGKVGEAIWSAMEEIRTQILESLEDGQGSSGTQTPQGSSDIDKATTSVMMYVMFLQRKYWLMAPIVSEAASVDKYVPRFGAVQPLISLELEMVSCLEEKLANKSEAFPDQGLR